In one window of Armatimonadota bacterium DNA:
- a CDS encoding MFS transporter has protein sequence MDNPGAVTVQDGAPDDGRSPSRLRTDLTIVLVSWGVFGSCWFNAVLGAPYTAFAVRLGADPLMLGFLSAAAVLGVVGQVFSAYLIERTGRRRAIFLAVDLVQRPLWVLVGALPFLIPSRHAEWRVIGLLLLTLTSSLMGNTGSPAWIGWMAHVIPSHLRARFLGVRYRLATITGVITALVVGKVLDWDSSYRTFFAIFSAAALMGTIDIVLFFLIPRGDEAPSPDPPSVATILRIPWSDRRFRLYLYYVAGSAASYGILGQFLTLYLLERISLGKFYTNLYLFVLPMIVAAMLGPMIGRRIGDYGNRPVLLLATLVAVPLPLMFGAASHHNAALLAGAGVLAGIVTGVLGIAELNMLFAMTPAARRSAYLAAVALTAGTVGAAAPMVGGAVAQLLTGWSATVWGLPVTNLHVVFLAAAVLRILHAAILVPRLPEPDARPVGELLADVLKAPKGAASAAVRRLVRR, from the coding sequence ATGGATAATCCAGGAGCGGTGACGGTGCAGGACGGCGCCCCGGACGACGGGCGCTCGCCCTCGCGATTGCGAACTGACCTCACGATCGTTCTCGTTTCGTGGGGCGTATTCGGCTCGTGCTGGTTCAACGCCGTGCTCGGCGCGCCCTACACTGCCTTCGCGGTACGCCTGGGCGCGGACCCGCTGATGTTGGGCTTTCTGTCCGCTGCGGCGGTGCTCGGCGTGGTCGGGCAGGTGTTCTCGGCCTACCTGATCGAGCGCACCGGAAGACGCAGGGCGATTTTCCTGGCGGTTGACCTGGTTCAGCGCCCGTTGTGGGTATTGGTCGGAGCGCTGCCGTTTCTCATTCCCTCGCGGCACGCGGAGTGGCGCGTGATCGGGCTGCTGCTGCTGACGCTCACGTCGTCGTTGATGGGGAACACCGGCAGCCCGGCGTGGATCGGCTGGATGGCGCACGTGATACCGAGCCACTTGCGCGCGCGATTCCTCGGCGTGCGTTATCGGCTGGCCACGATCACCGGCGTCATCACGGCCCTGGTCGTGGGCAAGGTGTTGGACTGGGACAGCTCCTATCGCACGTTCTTCGCCATATTCAGCGCGGCGGCGTTGATGGGCACAATAGACATCGTGCTGTTCTTTCTCATCCCGCGCGGCGATGAGGCGCCATCGCCCGATCCGCCCTCGGTGGCCACGATCCTGCGCATTCCATGGAGCGACCGTCGGTTTCGGCTCTACCTCTACTACGTGGCGGGGAGCGCGGCGAGCTACGGCATCCTGGGGCAGTTCCTGACGCTGTATCTGCTTGAGCGGATCAGCCTCGGGAAGTTCTACACGAACCTGTACCTGTTCGTGCTGCCGATGATCGTAGCGGCGATGCTGGGGCCGATGATCGGGCGGCGGATCGGGGACTACGGGAATCGCCCGGTGCTGCTCCTGGCGACCTTGGTCGCGGTCCCGCTGCCGCTGATGTTCGGCGCAGCCAGCCATCACAACGCGGCACTGCTCGCCGGCGCCGGCGTGCTGGCGGGGATCGTGACCGGAGTGCTCGGCATTGCGGAGTTGAACATGCTGTTCGCGATGACACCGGCGGCCAGACGCAGCGCTTATCTCGCCGCCGTCGCGCTGACCGCGGGGACGGTTGGCGCGGCGGCGCCGATGGTCGGGGGCGCGGTGGCCCAGTTGCTGACAGGGTGGTCGGCGACGGTCTGGGGCCTGCCCGTGACCAACCTTCACGTCGTGTTCCTCGCAGCGGCCGTGCTGCGAATCTTGCACGCGGCGATCTTGGTCCCACGGCTGCCGGAGCCTGACGCCCGCCCCGTAGGTGAGCTGTTGGCGGACGTGCTCAAAGCGCCGAAGGGAGCCGCCAGTGCGGCTGTGCGGCGGCTTGTGCGACGGTGA